One Pseudomonadota bacterium genomic region harbors:
- a CDS encoding tetrathionate reductase family octaheme c-type cytochrome — MLTFFASITLSTTLVVAADSEHTSFITGPISSGPEATKQCLECHEKQADSVMMSTHWTWSMKQEINGKTVERGKKNAINNFCTSVAGNWPRCTSCHIGYGWKDASFDFKDKTAVDCLVCHDTTGTYVKESTGAGMPGSKVDLLHVAQNVGKPVRDNCGVCHFFGGGGDAVKHGDLDSSMSYPDKATDVHMDAEGNDFSCQKCHTTESHKIAGHAMSVTPGGKDHVGCENCHDQAPHAESRLNAHAGKVACQTCHIPFYAKNIPTKLSWDWSTAGQDLESSLDQYGKHSYMKKKGSFTWGKMVEPEYAWYNGHAGAYMPGDKMDPEKITSLTYPLGDRNDSNAKIYPFKVHRGKQIYDSKNNIFITAKVFGDGGYWKDFDWDKAARLGMQASGLGYSGEYAFASTEMFWRINHMVSPKEQALNCLDCHGDSGRMPWKKLGYDGDPMNSKTSGQTPAN; from the coding sequence ATGCTGACATTTTTCGCGTCAATAACATTATCAACCACCCTTGTCGTTGCGGCAGATTCAGAGCATACTTCGTTCATAACCGGTCCGATCAGTTCAGGCCCTGAGGCAACAAAACAATGCCTGGAATGTCACGAGAAACAAGCTGATTCCGTCATGATGTCAACTCATTGGACCTGGTCAATGAAACAGGAAATCAATGGCAAAACCGTAGAGCGTGGCAAGAAAAACGCCATCAATAATTTCTGCACCTCGGTGGCCGGCAACTGGCCGCGCTGTACCAGCTGCCACATTGGCTATGGCTGGAAAGACGCGTCCTTTGATTTTAAAGATAAAACTGCAGTGGATTGCCTGGTCTGCCATGACACCACAGGAACCTATGTAAAAGAGTCCACTGGTGCAGGGATGCCCGGAAGTAAAGTAGACCTTTTACATGTCGCACAAAATGTTGGCAAACCGGTCAGAGATAACTGCGGCGTTTGTCATTTTTTCGGCGGTGGTGGCGATGCGGTGAAACATGGCGATCTTGATTCCTCAATGTCGTATCCCGACAAAGCAACTGATGTGCATATGGACGCCGAAGGAAACGATTTTTCATGCCAGAAATGCCACACAACCGAATCGCATAAAATTGCCGGACATGCGATGAGTGTAACCCCCGGCGGCAAAGATCATGTCGGCTGTGAAAATTGCCATGATCAGGCACCGCATGCTGAGTCCAGGTTGAATGCCCATGCAGGTAAAGTGGCCTGCCAGACTTGCCACATTCCGTTTTATGCTAAAAACATCCCAACAAAACTCTCATGGGACTGGTCTACAGCCGGTCAGGATCTTGAATCGTCTCTTGATCAATACGGCAAACATTCCTATATGAAGAAAAAGGGATCCTTCACCTGGGGTAAAATGGTGGAACCGGAATATGCCTGGTATAATGGTCACGCTGGCGCTTACATGCCTGGAGATAAAATGGATCCTGAAAAAATTACCAGCCTCACTTATCCCCTTGGCGACCGGAATGATTCGAATGCAAAAATATATCCTTTCAAGGTCCATCGCGGAAAACAGATATATGATTCCAAAAACAATATTTTCATTACCGCAAAGGTGTTTGGAGACGGCGGTTATTGGAAGGACTTCGATTGGGATAAGGCCGCTCGACTGGGCATGCAGGCAAGCGGCCTCGGCTACAGTGGAGAATACGCCTTTGCTTCCACGGAAATGTTCTGGCGGATCAACCATATGGTTTCTCCGAAGGAACAGGCTTTAAATTGCCTAGACTGTCATGGAGATTCTGGCCGCATGCCTTGGAAAAAACTCGGCTATGACGGCGATCCAATGAACAGCAAAACTTCAGGACAAACACCTGCAAATTGA
- a CDS encoding transposase, with the protein MARPLRIQYPGAVYHVTHRGNERKPIFKDDADRNKFLSIISLSAETYTIIIHSYVLMSNHFHLLVETPQGNLAEFMRHFNISYTSYFNRRYKRSGNLYQGRYKSFLIEKEVYLARVSRYIHLNPVRIQEMARKQITEQLEYLFTYPWSSLPGFAALGKRLKCVEYGYVLEEFGGDTKSGRNRFKKQIESDLQKGLRIREDVVGQSILGSAQFIEEMREKLPEKKDRERPSVSKVHKHKARGELLEIISEITGTPQKNIISQKGILRHLAMDILYRFGGFTNPEIGKIMGVDYSTVSQGRKRLRAKAGKDKSIKALVQRIEAKCQG; encoded by the coding sequence ATGGCGCGACCACTTCGAATCCAATATCCCGGAGCTGTTTATCATGTCACACATCGAGGCAACGAGCGTAAGCCTATCTTCAAAGATGATGCTGATCGAAATAAATTCCTCTCAATCATCAGCCTATCGGCAGAAACATATACCATCATCATTCACAGCTACGTGCTGATGAGCAATCATTTTCATCTTCTTGTAGAAACCCCACAAGGAAATCTTGCCGAATTCATGCGGCATTTTAATATCAGTTATACCTCATATTTCAACCGGCGCTATAAACGTAGCGGGAATCTGTATCAGGGCAGATACAAGAGCTTTCTCATTGAAAAGGAGGTTTATCTTGCCAGAGTTTCGCGTTATATCCACCTTAATCCGGTACGAATTCAGGAAATGGCGCGCAAACAGATTACCGAGCAATTGGAGTATTTGTTTACATATCCATGGAGTAGCCTTCCCGGTTTTGCCGCTCTTGGCAAACGGTTGAAATGTGTAGAATACGGGTATGTTCTTGAAGAATTCGGTGGAGATACAAAATCAGGCCGCAACCGGTTCAAAAAGCAAATCGAATCAGACTTACAGAAGGGGCTGAGGATCAGGGAAGATGTCGTTGGTCAGAGCATTTTAGGCAGTGCGCAATTTATTGAAGAAATGCGTGAAAAATTGCCCGAGAAAAAAGACCGTGAGAGGCCATCGGTCAGCAAAGTCCATAAACATAAAGCAAGAGGAGAATTACTTGAAATTATCTCGGAAATTACAGGGACGCCGCAGAAAAATATTATATCGCAAAAAGGAATACTTCGACATCTTGCCATGGACATTTTATACAGATTTGGCGGATTTACCAATCCGGAAATTGGTAAAATAATGGGCGTGGATTACAGTACCGTGAGCCAGGGAAGAAAACGATTGAGAGCCAAGGCCGGAAAAGACAAATCGATCAAAGCATTAGTGCAAAGGATCGAGGCGAAATGTCAAGGATAA
- a CDS encoding flagellin: MTMKINSNTSALFSFNRLQENYQAFTKSLERLSSGRRINQAADDSSGMSIANALESQKRGFGQAVRNATDAISIVQTADGALGEMSNILQEMRVKALQASSDSQSVDSRRALQAGINRSVSTLNDISRNTSYNGQILLSGQFTDKNFQVGATSGETISVSIGSVTPDQLGGGNLSELNVTTFEGAQDAITAIDEALSQLNSERSGLGSTQNQLRSSISNLSNSFVNAAAAESTIADVDFADESATFSNFRLLLKANIFALSQANKVKESSVMNLLQG, encoded by the coding sequence ATGACCATGAAAATTAATTCCAACACTTCGGCGCTGTTCAGCTTTAACCGTCTCCAGGAAAATTATCAGGCCTTCACCAAATCACTGGAAAGGCTTTCTTCCGGCAGAAGAATTAACCAGGCAGCTGATGATTCATCCGGTATGTCCATTGCCAATGCGCTGGAAAGCCAGAAACGCGGATTCGGACAAGCTGTCAGAAATGCCACTGATGCGATTTCAATCGTGCAGACAGCCGATGGTGCCCTCGGTGAAATGAGCAACATTCTTCAGGAAATGCGGGTTAAAGCTCTCCAGGCCTCCTCGGACAGCCAGTCCGTTGATTCACGAAGGGCCTTGCAGGCCGGCATCAACAGATCGGTTTCAACGCTGAACGATATTTCCCGGAATACGTCTTACAACGGCCAGATACTTCTCTCCGGGCAATTTACCGACAAGAATTTTCAGGTGGGGGCAACTTCCGGGGAAACCATTTCTGTGAGTATCGGATCGGTCACACCAGATCAACTGGGAGGAGGGAATCTTTCAGAACTTAATGTTACTACCTTTGAGGGAGCCCAGGATGCCATTACTGCAATTGATGAAGCGCTAAGCCAGCTTAACTCGGAAAGGTCTGGCCTGGGTTCAACACAGAATCAACTGAGGTCGTCCATTTCAAATTTATCAAACTCATTTGTCAATGCAGCGGCAGCAGAGTCAACCATTGCTGATGTTGATTTCGCCGATGAATCTGCAACTTTTTCAAATTTCCGCCTTTTGCTTAAAGCCAATATTTTCGCGTTGTCGCAAGCAAACAAGGTGAAAGAATCCAGCGTGATGAACCTTCTGCAGGGCTAA
- a CDS encoding PilZ domain-containing protein produces the protein MFTEKRKHSRLNIEIQAKLIFPDGQHFTGSTEDISFGGVFFTCPELAETTYRKNCLLQLILASGSDSDLILDIESKIVRATESGVGILFQSIEYTDYRHFEKIMVFNSPDPERLKEELEENPGLMVNTPTE, from the coding sequence ATGTTTACCGAAAAACGAAAACATTCACGCCTCAACATTGAAATCCAGGCAAAGTTAATTTTTCCTGACGGACAACACTTTACCGGCTCAACCGAAGATATCAGTTTCGGCGGCGTTTTTTTCACCTGTCCTGAACTTGCAGAAACCACATACAGAAAAAACTGCCTTCTACAACTCATTCTTGCCTCCGGATCCGACTCAGATCTTATTCTCGATATCGAAAGCAAAATAGTCCGCGCAACTGAATCAGGAGTCGGAATACTCTTTCAATCAATCGAATATACCGATTACAGGCATTTTGAAAAGATTATGGTTTTCAATTCACCTGATCCGGAGAGATTAAAAGAGGAACTGGAAGAAAATCCCGGGCTGATGGTCAATACACCGACTGAATAG
- a CDS encoding tetratricopeptide repeat protein has protein sequence MPSAIEIKSPEFEEGLKLLKDNKFDQSIEFGQNWLKNDPENLNAYLLLSLAYLGKGQEGGMLDQVKKVHAIKPQYNAIIFATAASFYATKNHFYKALDYYEQSRKIEEIPWVVTEIAKIYQGRGQLRKAREYYEKNQDDANLGRIYLAENNCAKAIGHALKAIEKDKQNAGMYIILASCNLQTGNFELAQENYLKLKAFDPEKSFVADYYLGLVDLVNKKYDIAQKRFDDALRNTPKAKELNIAAAFISHNNGDFSKAKQYASRANTSDPNDFLGYLALADIFVSENNYLKADQTFKKAKILFPEFSLPGFKSADFFDSGVPSEPASLTLANILYREGLFAQVLTLDKKSKNPFILMTKARAEMKLGNTEKAKAYYQEVIGRHPALFTAFMELGSIHASKSENTQAISMYEKAGQIDRNNIKPLMALADLYYNSGKIDESLRKYEQIIAKSPNSAIGYNQAAWVLSEDKKKYDEALTYARKGIKAAPDDMNMQDTLGWIYYRLGKYSDALKSYKYFSETGRGTPSNLYHLGMIHEKLNKQEMAGKLFEKALDMSDDFPEVSDTEKRFKVLTQNNN, from the coding sequence ATGCCCTCGGCAATTGAGATAAAGTCTCCGGAATTTGAAGAGGGACTCAAGCTGCTTAAAGATAATAAATTTGATCAGAGCATAGAGTTTGGGCAGAATTGGCTTAAAAATGATCCTGAAAATCTCAATGCCTACCTTTTATTGTCATTGGCCTATTTAGGGAAAGGGCAGGAGGGCGGTATGCTCGATCAGGTTAAAAAAGTCCATGCAATCAAACCTCAATACAATGCGATAATTTTTGCCACGGCTGCAAGTTTCTATGCCACTAAAAATCACTTTTATAAAGCTTTGGATTATTATGAGCAGTCTCGCAAAATAGAGGAAATTCCCTGGGTTGTCACTGAGATTGCCAAGATCTATCAGGGCAGAGGGCAGTTGCGCAAGGCTCGTGAGTATTATGAAAAAAATCAGGATGATGCGAATCTTGGAAGAATTTATTTAGCGGAAAATAATTGTGCGAAAGCTATTGGGCATGCCCTGAAAGCAATAGAAAAGGACAAGCAAAATGCAGGGATGTATATAATTCTTGCCAGCTGTAATCTCCAGACGGGAAATTTTGAGCTGGCCCAGGAAAATTATTTAAAACTCAAAGCGTTTGATCCGGAAAAGAGTTTTGTCGCCGATTATTATTTAGGTCTGGTCGACCTTGTTAATAAAAAATATGACATTGCCCAAAAACGATTTGACGATGCACTGAGAAATACGCCAAAAGCCAAAGAGTTGAATATTGCAGCGGCCTTTATCAGCCATAATAACGGCGATTTTTCAAAAGCTAAACAATATGCATCAAGAGCCAACACCTCCGATCCCAATGATTTTCTTGGCTATCTGGCTTTAGCCGATATTTTTGTTTCCGAAAACAATTATTTAAAGGCGGATCAGACATTCAAGAAGGCGAAAATATTGTTTCCGGAATTTTCTTTGCCGGGTTTTAAATCAGCAGATTTTTTCGACTCAGGCGTTCCATCTGAACCGGCATCTCTAACCTTGGCCAATATTTTGTATCGGGAAGGTCTTTTTGCACAGGTCCTTACATTGGATAAAAAATCAAAGAATCCTTTTATTCTCATGACCAAAGCCCGGGCTGAAATGAAGCTGGGAAACACTGAAAAGGCTAAGGCCTATTATCAGGAAGTCATTGGCAGGCATCCTGCTTTGTTTACCGCGTTTATGGAGTTAGGCTCTATTCATGCCAGTAAATCAGAAAATACGCAGGCAATTTCTATGTATGAAAAGGCTGGTCAAATAGACCGGAATAATATCAAGCCCCTTATGGCTCTTGCAGATTTATATTATAATTCCGGAAAGATAGATGAGTCGCTCAGGAAATATGAGCAGATTATCGCAAAATCTCCTAACTCTGCGATTGGATATAACCAGGCGGCCTGGGTTTTATCGGAAGACAAAAAAAAATATGATGAGGCGTTAACCTATGCCCGTAAAGGAATCAAAGCCGCACCGGATGATATGAATATGCAGGATACGCTGGGCTGGATTTATTATCGGCTGGGGAAATACAGTGATGCCTTGAAAAGTTATAAATATTTTTCCGAGACAGGCAGGGGCACTCCTTCAAATCTTTATCATCTGGGCATGATTCATGAAAAATTGAATAAACAGGAAATGGCCGGCAAATTATTTGAAAAAGCGTTGGATATGTCAGATGATTTTCCTGAGGTAAGTGATACGGAAAAGAGATTTAAGGTTTTGACTCAAAACAATAACTAG
- a CDS encoding metalloregulator ArsR/SmtB family transcription factor, whose amino-acid sequence MTDSEALLKDLKIREAATCLKTLAHESRLRVMCALVDGEKNVQELMKVTGASQSNLSQHLAKMRDKGLLEFRREANQIFYSIADRKLLEILTALRTIFCN is encoded by the coding sequence ATGACTGACTCCGAAGCACTTCTTAAGGATTTGAAGATCAGGGAAGCGGCAACTTGCTTGAAAACCCTGGCCCATGAATCACGATTGCGTGTCATGTGTGCTCTTGTAGATGGCGAAAAAAACGTACAGGAACTGATGAAAGTTACCGGCGCTAGCCAATCAAACCTTTCACAGCACCTTGCAAAAATGAGGGATAAAGGGCTTCTGGAATTCAGACGGGAGGCCAACCAGATTTTCTACAGTATTGCTGATCGCAAACTTCTTGAGATCCTCACCGCCCTTCGTACTATTTTCTGTAACTAA
- a CDS encoding TIGR00266 family protein has translation MRCHEVDYEIIGDDMQIVEIELDPGETVIAEAGAMNYMDDGIAFEAKMGDGSMPDAGFMSKLMGVGKRVLAGESIFLTHFTNKGAGKKRVAFAAPYPGKIIALDLGGIGGELYCQKDAFLCAALGTEVGIAFTQRLGAGFFGGEGFILQRLRGDGMAFVHAGGTVIRKKLNNEIIRVDTGCIVAFSPGIDYSIEQAGGLKSMFFGGEGMFLATLKGSGEVYLQSLPFSRMADRILQHAPSVSGRSKGEGSVLGGIGRMLDGDNY, from the coding sequence ATGCGATGTCATGAAGTTGATTATGAAATAATCGGCGATGATATGCAGATCGTCGAAATTGAACTGGATCCGGGTGAAACGGTGATCGCCGAGGCCGGGGCAATGAATTACATGGATGATGGAATCGCTTTTGAAGCAAAAATGGGGGACGGCTCCATGCCTGATGCGGGGTTCATGAGTAAACTCATGGGCGTCGGCAAGCGGGTGCTCGCCGGCGAATCCATATTCCTGACCCATTTCACCAACAAGGGAGCTGGAAAAAAGCGGGTGGCCTTTGCCGCGCCTTATCCCGGCAAAATAATTGCCCTTGATCTGGGTGGAATCGGCGGCGAGCTTTATTGCCAGAAAGATGCTTTTCTCTGCGCGGCGCTGGGAACTGAGGTTGGCATTGCTTTTACGCAACGTCTGGGCGCCGGATTTTTCGGCGGTGAGGGTTTCATCCTCCAGCGGTTAAGGGGCGATGGCATGGCCTTTGTCCATGCCGGCGGCACAGTTATCAGGAAAAAGCTCAACAATGAAATCATTCGGGTTGATACGGGTTGCATCGTTGCCTTTTCACCGGGAATTGATTACAGCATTGAACAGGCAGGCGGGTTGAAGTCGATGTTCTTTGGCGGTGAGGGGATGTTTCTTGCAACCTTAAAAGGATCAGGTGAAGTGTATCTGCAGAGTCTGCCATTTTCAAGGATGGCGGATCGCATATTGCAGCATGCGCCCTCTGTGTCAGGACGCAGCAAGGGAGAAGGCTCAGTTCTTGGTGGGATTGGCCGGATGCTTGACGGCGATAATTACTGA
- the rlmD gene encoding 23S rRNA (uracil(1939)-C(5))-methyltransferase RlmD — MKPDPKNIVIIEKVIAGGMGLGHLDSGMVVLAPKVLPEEEIRFRIIKRHKDYLEAECLEIFTPSPFRVIPQCPLFGKCGGCDLQHVVYDYQLVLKDAIVRDLLVRGGVGNYQDIQRIINGPILPSPKTFGYRQRIRLQVDPKTSRPGYYQIRSHKVVPVDRCPLAGIEINQALSEVGDSEHFQELLNQTQSVEFILSPVDEKVILLLHYQRKPRPQDRNHAEQLMRNTPVLKNILFSVADFGLMDSQGRMGEAAVFDSLVHFKVSGAAAGSQTLEMTLEPGGFCQVNLEQNDNLVKILLEWTDPGPDARILDLFCGMGNFSLPLAGKAAEVIGMDLQRSSVRSAKRNALIAGLENCRFDKMTAVEAVKKLYENNERFETILLDPPREGCNEVIPFLEKIGAGMLIYISCDPSTLARDLGLLRDFGYIVDRLQVVDMFPQTHHMETIVRLVKN; from the coding sequence ATGAAACCTGATCCGAAAAATATTGTCATCATCGAAAAGGTTATTGCCGGAGGCATGGGGCTGGGGCATCTTGACAGCGGCATGGTGGTTTTGGCGCCCAAGGTTTTACCTGAAGAAGAAATCAGGTTCCGGATCATCAAGAGGCACAAGGATTACCTCGAAGCCGAATGTCTGGAAATTTTCACTCCGTCGCCTTTCCGGGTGATTCCCCAGTGTCCTCTTTTCGGGAAATGCGGCGGCTGTGATCTGCAGCATGTCGTATATGATTATCAGCTCGTCTTGAAAGACGCTATTGTCAGGGATCTTCTGGTTCGCGGGGGGGTGGGGAATTACCAGGACATTCAAAGGATAATCAACGGACCGATACTTCCATCTCCGAAGACCTTTGGCTACAGACAAAGAATACGGCTGCAGGTTGATCCGAAAACATCACGGCCCGGGTATTATCAAATCCGTTCCCATAAAGTTGTACCGGTTGACCGGTGTCCACTGGCCGGGATCGAAATTAATCAGGCGTTATCCGAAGTAGGCGACTCAGAGCATTTCCAGGAACTTCTAAATCAGACGCAAAGTGTTGAGTTTATCCTGAGTCCGGTGGATGAAAAAGTAATCCTGCTTCTGCATTATCAGAGAAAACCGCGTCCTCAGGACAGGAATCACGCTGAGCAGTTGATGCGGAATACGCCGGTTCTCAAAAACATTCTTTTTTCTGTTGCGGACTTTGGATTGATGGATTCTCAAGGCAGGATGGGGGAAGCGGCTGTTTTTGATTCTCTGGTGCATTTTAAAGTTTCAGGCGCTGCTGCCGGATCTCAAACATTGGAGATGACCCTGGAACCCGGAGGGTTTTGCCAGGTGAATTTAGAGCAGAATGATAATCTCGTGAAAATCCTTCTTGAATGGACTGATCCCGGGCCTGATGCGAGGATCCTCGACCTTTTCTGCGGCATGGGTAATTTCTCTCTGCCTCTTGCCGGGAAAGCGGCTGAAGTCATTGGTATGGACCTGCAGCGATCATCAGTGCGAAGCGCCAAAAGAAATGCCCTGATTGCGGGCCTGGAAAATTGCAGATTTGATAAGATGACAGCTGTTGAAGCCGTAAAGAAATTATATGAAAACAATGAACGGTTCGAGACGATTCTGCTCGACCCGCCGCGGGAGGGATGTAATGAAGTCATTCCTTTTCTTGAAAAAATCGGCGCAGGCATGCTTATCTATATATCATGTGATCCGTCAACGCTGGCACGGGATCTTGGATTGCTTCGGGATTTCGGGTACATAGTTGATCGTTTGCAGGTGGTTGATATGTTCCCCCAGACCCATCATATGGAAACGATTGTGAGGCTGGTAAAAAATTAA
- a CDS encoding c-type cytochrome, which translates to MKRITKLIIALFLVAFTASTVVAAQGNPKKGKFLYKKNCKTCHVKDGDGAELTPVSKTQNQWTRFFEKDKHKKNPESFNNLSEKDIRDIQQFLIDHAADSASPQLCG; encoded by the coding sequence ATGAAAAGGATCACAAAGCTTATCATTGCACTCTTCCTGGTAGCATTCACTGCATCTACTGTTGTTGCAGCACAGGGAAACCCCAAAAAAGGCAAGTTTCTCTACAAGAAAAACTGCAAAACCTGTCATGTCAAAGACGGCGACGGCGCAGAATTAACCCCGGTATCAAAGACACAAAATCAGTGGACACGCTTTTTCGAAAAAGACAAGCACAAGAAAAACCCCGAATCCTTCAACAATCTTTCTGAAAAAGACATCCGAGATATCCAACAATTTCTAATTGACCATGCTGCTGATTCAGCTTCTCCGCAACTCTGTGGTTGA
- a CDS encoding class I SAM-dependent methyltransferase, translated as MGQMDRGGVAVENKLAFYGEKSFLPLTRDDVSGWFEVLDRATDDLCSRLNAIDIRSQKPSESKDELLKETYAAVHDICQVCMKIDELLADNKDLLREKRLEFHKKTQSVITKSKLALHARTWPFGYPGDHTIIEDVYRNSPKSLGVGYFLDMKFLTADLAVGIRDRMLLMRELLKAELYERDAPKILNIGCGSSREIFEIAPLIKMSGANVTCVDFDSEALNYSASRLSYADILPQVTLRQYNALRMISHKRNMKEFGPQDVIYSIGLLDYLEDNVLIRLLKSLYALLTPGGKLIAVFKDCDKYVSQEYTWMLDWDAFYKRTFDESRDLVAKAGIPEESIEIKRNSTGVIIFYSINKSAESE; from the coding sequence ATGGGCCAAATGGATCGAGGGGGTGTTGCGGTAGAAAATAAACTGGCGTTTTATGGTGAGAAATCATTTCTGCCTTTAACACGGGATGATGTGTCCGGATGGTTTGAGGTATTGGATCGGGCCACGGATGATTTATGCAGCCGGCTTAATGCAATTGACATCAGGAGCCAAAAACCCTCTGAAAGCAAAGATGAATTACTCAAAGAAACGTATGCAGCAGTCCATGATATTTGCCAGGTATGTATGAAGATTGATGAACTCCTTGCGGATAATAAGGATTTATTACGCGAAAAGCGGCTGGAATTTCACAAAAAAACCCAATCTGTAATTACAAAAAGTAAGTTGGCGTTACATGCACGAACATGGCCCTTCGGCTATCCTGGTGATCATACAATAATAGAAGACGTTTACCGGAATTCTCCGAAATCTCTTGGGGTCGGTTATTTTCTTGATATGAAATTTCTTACAGCTGATCTGGCCGTTGGCATAAGGGATAGAATGCTGCTTATGCGTGAATTGTTAAAAGCAGAGCTTTATGAAAGAGACGCCCCGAAGATTCTTAACATCGGTTGCGGTTCGTCCAGGGAAATATTTGAGATTGCCCCTTTGATTAAAATGTCGGGAGCAAATGTCACTTGTGTTGACTTTGATTCCGAAGCATTAAATTATTCAGCGTCAAGACTTTCATATGCTGATATTCTTCCTCAGGTAACTCTCAGGCAATACAATGCGTTGAGGATGATCAGCCATAAACGAAATATGAAGGAATTTGGTCCGCAGGATGTCATTTACAGTATTGGCCTCCTTGACTATCTTGAAGATAACGTTTTGATCAGGCTTCTTAAGTCGCTCTATGCCCTTTTGACTCCGGGTGGGAAATTAATCGCGGTTTTTAAGGACTGTGATAAATATGTCAGCCAGGAGTATACCTGGATGCTTGATTGGGATGCATTTTATAAGCGGACCTTTGATGAGAGCCGGGACTTAGTCGCTAAAGCCGGAATCCCTGAAGAATCCATAGAAATCAAGCGCAATAGCACCGGAGTTATCATTTTCTATTCCATTAACAAATCAGCAGAGTCTGAATAA
- a CDS encoding ketol-acid reductoisomerase gives MDLTFESKIFETETIQLAETEETIVRGGRDKFHLLTEAFAGIKQIGVIGWGSQGPAQAQNLRDSLEGTSIKVKIGLRAGSSSMAGAREAGFTEDNGTLGEMWQVVRESDMVMLLISDAAQIEHYKEVFANMKDGATLGLSHGFLLGHLQSVGEYFPKSMNVIGVCPKGMGPSVRRLYVQGKEVNGAGINSSFAVEQDIDGRATDQAIAWAIAVGAPYLFKTTLENEYKSDIFGERSILLGAVHGIVEALYRRYILEKGMSEAEAFVASVEVVTGPLSKTISHEGILAVYNKLEGEDKKIFEKIYSHTYGPAFDQLLEIYDEVASGNEIRSVYMAGQRFSRFPMGKIDGTRMWQVGEKVRAARTDAPVKLDPFTAGVYCATMMAQIDLLIEKGHCLSEVCNESVIEAVDSLNPYMHYKGVAFMVDNCSTTARLGTRKWGPRFDYIICQQAFVDYDQGKDADVRLINGLKNHKIHQALATCATMRPAVDISVIG, from the coding sequence ATGGACCTGACATTTGAGTCAAAAATTTTCGAAACCGAAACAATCCAGCTTGCCGAAACCGAAGAGACCATTGTTCGCGGCGGTCGGGACAAATTTCATTTACTTACTGAAGCTTTTGCCGGAATCAAGCAGATCGGCGTCATTGGCTGGGGTTCTCAGGGACCGGCCCAGGCACAGAACCTTCGCGATTCTCTGGAAGGAACTTCAATCAAAGTAAAAATCGGCCTTCGCGCAGGAAGTTCATCCATGGCCGGAGCCAGGGAAGCCGGATTCACCGAAGATAACGGCACCCTTGGTGAAATGTGGCAGGTAGTCCGCGAATCTGACATGGTCATGCTGCTGATCTCCGATGCCGCGCAGATCGAACATTACAAGGAAGTTTTCGCCAACATGAAAGATGGCGCGACCCTGGGCCTTTCGCACGGATTTCTTCTGGGTCATCTCCAGAGTGTCGGGGAATATTTTCCGAAAAGCATGAATGTCATCGGCGTCTGCCCTAAAGGCATGGGACCGTCCGTCCGCAGACTCTATGTTCAAGGCAAGGAGGTAAACGGTGCAGGGATAAACTCAAGCTTTGCCGTGGAACAGGATATCGATGGCCGCGCAACCGACCAGGCTATTGCATGGGCAATTGCCGTCGGCGCACCCTATCTCTTCAAAACCACCCTTGAGAATGAATACAAAAGCGACATCTTCGGAGAACGCAGCATCCTTCTGGGCGCAGTACACGGTATCGTTGAAGCGCTCTACCGCCGATATATCCTGGAAAAAGGCATGAGTGAGGCAGAGGCTTTTGTCGCCTCCGTTGAAGTCGTTACCGGACCTTTGAGCAAGACCATTTCCCATGAGGGAATCCTTGCGGTGTATAATAAGCTCGAAGGCGAAGACAAGAAAATATTTGAAAAAATTTACTCACATACTTACGGCCCGGCCTTTGACCAGCTTCTGGAGATTTATGACGAAGTCGCAAGCGGCAATGAGATCAGAAGCGTCTACATGGCTGGACAACGCTTTTCACGATTCCCCATGGGAAAAATCGACGGCACCCGCATGTGGCAGGTTGGTGAAAAGGTTCGCGCCGCCCGCACCGATGCGCCGGTAAAATTAGATCCCTTTACTGCAGGAGTTTATTGCGCAACCATGATGGCCCAGATCGATCTGCTCATTGAAAAGGGACATTGCTTAAGCGAGGTCTGCAACGAGTCAGTCATCGAAGCGGTTGATTCATTGAATCCGTACATGCATTATAAAGGCGTTGCCTTCATGGTTGACAACTGCTCAACCACCGCACGCCTCGGCACCCGTAAATGGGGCCCGCGTTTTGATTACATCATCTGCCAGCAGGCTTTTGTGGATTACGATCAGGGCAAGGATGCCGATGTACGACTGATCAACGGGCTTAAAAATCACAAAATCCATCAGGCCCTTGCCACTTGCGCCACCATGCGCCCGGCAGTTGATATTTCAGTTATCGGCTGA